A single Cyclopterus lumpus isolate fCycLum1 chromosome 1, fCycLum1.pri, whole genome shotgun sequence DNA region contains:
- the zgc:65894 gene encoding tubulin beta-4B chain isoform X1 translates to MREIVHLQAGQCGNQIGAKFWEVISDEHGIDPTGSYHGDSDLQLDRINVYYNEASGGKYVPRAILVDLEPGTMDSVRSGPFGQIFRPDNFVFGQSGAGNNWAKGHYTEGAELVDSVMDVVRKEAESCDCLQGFQLTHSLGGGTGSGMGTLLISKIREEYPDRIMNTFSVVPSPKVSDTVVEPYNATLSVHQLVENTDETYCIDNEALYDICFRTLKLTTPTYGDLNHLVSATMSGVTTCLRFPGQLNADLRKLAVNMVPFPRLHFFMPGFAPLTSRGSQQYRALSVPELTQQMFDAKNMMAACDPRHGRYLTVAAVFRGRMSMKEVDEQMLNVQNKNSSYFVEWIPNNVKTAVCDIPPRGLKMAATFIGNSTAIQELFKRISEQFTAMFRRKAFLHWYTGEGMDEMEFTEAESNMNDLVSEYQQYQDATAEEGEFEEEGEEEVA, encoded by the exons ATGCGTGAAATCGTGCACCTGCAGGCCGGGCAGTGCGGGAACCAGATTGGAGCAAAG TTCTGGGAGGTGATCAGTGATGAGCACGGCATCGACCCAACAGGAAGCTACCATGGTGACAGTGATCTGCAGCTGGACAGAATCAATGTCTACTACAATGAGGCTTCAG GTGGGAAGTACGTGCCCAGAGCCATCTTAGTGGATCTGGAGCCAGGCACTATGGACTCTGTTCGCTCTGGCCCCTTCGGACAGATCTTCAGACCTGACAACTTTGTCTTCG GCCAGAGTGGTGCTGGTAACAACTGGGCAAAGGGCCACTACAcagagggagctgagctggTGGACTCAGTCATGGACGTTGTGAGGAAGGAGGCTGAGAGCTGCGACTGCCTGCAGGGTTTCCAGCTTACACACTCCCTGGGCGGTGGTACTGGCTCTGGTATGGGAACCCTGCTCATCAGCAAGATCCGTGAGGAGTACCCCGACCGTATCATGAACACCTTCAGTGTGGTGCCCTCTCCTAAG GTGTCAGACACTGTGGTGGAGCCCTACAACGCCACACTGTCCGTCCACCAGCTGGTAGAGAACACAGACGAGACTTACTGCATCGACAACGAGGCCCTATATGACATCTGCTTCCGCACCCTAAAACTCACCACACCCACTTACGGTGACCTCAACCACCTGGTCTCTGCCACCATGAGCGGCGTGACAACATGCCTGCGTTTCCCCGGACAGCTCAACGCTGATCTCCGCAAACTGGCCGTCAACATGGTGCCCTTCCCTCGTCTGCACTTCTTCATGCCGGGCTTCGCCCCTCTCACCAGCAGAGGCAGCCAGCAGTACAGAGCCCTCTCGGTGCCCGAACTCACACAGCAGATGTTCGACGCAAAGAACATGATGGCCGCCTGCGACCCGCGCCACGGGCGCTACCTGACCGTGGCTGCCGTGTTCCGTGGCCGCATGTCCATGAAAGAGGTGGACGAGCAGATGCTGAACGTGCAGAACAAGAACAGCAGCTACTTCGTGGAATGGATCCCCAACAACGTGAAGACAGCCGTATGCGACATCCCGCCTCGCGGCCTCAAGATGGCCGCCACCTTCATCGGCAACAGCACGGCCATCCAGGAGCTGTTCAAGCGCATCTCTGAGCAGTTCACCGCCATGTTCCGCCGCAAGGCCTTCCTCCACTGGTACACCGGCGAGGGCATGGACGAGATGGAGTTCACAGAGGCGGAGAGCAACATGAACGACTTGGTGTCCGAGTACCAGCAGTACCAGGATGCCACGGCTGAGGAGGGCGAGtttgaggaggaaggagaagaggaggtggcCTAA
- the zgc:65894 gene encoding tubulin beta chain isoform X2 has translation MSTASTQQEATMVTVICSWTESMSTTMRLQVRTVKHNLLFSYSIFFFSNKKRFDTCICVPGGKYVPRAILVDLEPGTMDSVRSGPFGQIFRPDNFVFGQSGAGNNWAKGHYTEGAELVDSVMDVVRKEAESCDCLQGFQLTHSLGGGTGSGMGTLLISKIREEYPDRIMNTFSVVPSPKVSDTVVEPYNATLSVHQLVENTDETYCIDNEALYDICFRTLKLTTPTYGDLNHLVSATMSGVTTCLRFPGQLNADLRKLAVNMVPFPRLHFFMPGFAPLTSRGSQQYRALSVPELTQQMFDAKNMMAACDPRHGRYLTVAAVFRGRMSMKEVDEQMLNVQNKNSSYFVEWIPNNVKTAVCDIPPRGLKMAATFIGNSTAIQELFKRISEQFTAMFRRKAFLHWYTGEGMDEMEFTEAESNMNDLVSEYQQYQDATAEEGEFEEEGEEEVA, from the exons ATGAGCACGGCATCGACCCAACAGGAAGCTACCATGGTGACAGTGATCTGCAGCTGGACAGAATCAATGTCTACTACAATGAGGCTTCAGGTCAGGACTGTTAAACACAACTTGCTGTTCTCATattccatctttttcttttctaataaaAAACGTTTTGACACATGCATTTGTGTTCCAGGTGGGAAGTACGTGCCCAGAGCCATCTTAGTGGATCTGGAGCCAGGCACTATGGACTCTGTTCGCTCTGGCCCCTTCGGACAGATCTTCAGACCTGACAACTTTGTCTTCG GCCAGAGTGGTGCTGGTAACAACTGGGCAAAGGGCCACTACAcagagggagctgagctggTGGACTCAGTCATGGACGTTGTGAGGAAGGAGGCTGAGAGCTGCGACTGCCTGCAGGGTTTCCAGCTTACACACTCCCTGGGCGGTGGTACTGGCTCTGGTATGGGAACCCTGCTCATCAGCAAGATCCGTGAGGAGTACCCCGACCGTATCATGAACACCTTCAGTGTGGTGCCCTCTCCTAAG GTGTCAGACACTGTGGTGGAGCCCTACAACGCCACACTGTCCGTCCACCAGCTGGTAGAGAACACAGACGAGACTTACTGCATCGACAACGAGGCCCTATATGACATCTGCTTCCGCACCCTAAAACTCACCACACCCACTTACGGTGACCTCAACCACCTGGTCTCTGCCACCATGAGCGGCGTGACAACATGCCTGCGTTTCCCCGGACAGCTCAACGCTGATCTCCGCAAACTGGCCGTCAACATGGTGCCCTTCCCTCGTCTGCACTTCTTCATGCCGGGCTTCGCCCCTCTCACCAGCAGAGGCAGCCAGCAGTACAGAGCCCTCTCGGTGCCCGAACTCACACAGCAGATGTTCGACGCAAAGAACATGATGGCCGCCTGCGACCCGCGCCACGGGCGCTACCTGACCGTGGCTGCCGTGTTCCGTGGCCGCATGTCCATGAAAGAGGTGGACGAGCAGATGCTGAACGTGCAGAACAAGAACAGCAGCTACTTCGTGGAATGGATCCCCAACAACGTGAAGACAGCCGTATGCGACATCCCGCCTCGCGGCCTCAAGATGGCCGCCACCTTCATCGGCAACAGCACGGCCATCCAGGAGCTGTTCAAGCGCATCTCTGAGCAGTTCACCGCCATGTTCCGCCGCAAGGCCTTCCTCCACTGGTACACCGGCGAGGGCATGGACGAGATGGAGTTCACAGAGGCGGAGAGCAACATGAACGACTTGGTGTCCGAGTACCAGCAGTACCAGGATGCCACGGCTGAGGAGGGCGAGtttgaggaggaaggagaagaggaggtggcCTAA